A window of the Helianthus annuus cultivar XRQ/B chromosome 4, HanXRQr2.0-SUNRISE, whole genome shotgun sequence genome harbors these coding sequences:
- the LOC118491526 gene encoding uncharacterized protein LOC118491526 → MLKVSPLKGVIRFGKKGKLKPRYIGPFEVTSKVGPVAYRLKLPEQLAGIHSTFHVSNLRKCLVDEAQQIPLEDVQVDEKLNFIEEPLQIEDRKVKKLRKKEIPLVKVKWNARHGPNFIWELENIMKDKYPHLFK, encoded by the coding sequence atgcttaaggtatcacctctgAAAGGAGTGATTCGGTTTGGAAAAAAGGGAAAGTTGAAACCCCGATACATTGGGCCGTTTGAAGTAACAAGCAAAGTAGGACCAGTGGCTTATCGGCTAAAACTTCCAGAACAGCTGGCAGGAATACATAGTActtttcatgtatcaaatttaagGAAGTGCCTAGTGGACGAAGCCCAACAAATACCCCTAGAAGACGTACAGGTTGATGAAAAACTCAACTTCATTGAAGAACCACTACAAATCGAAGATAGGAAGGTTAAAAAGTTACGCAAGAAGGAAATCCcgttagtcaaagtcaagtggaacgcACGTCATGGACCCAACTTTATATGGGAACTAGAAAACATAATGAAAGATAAGTACCCTCATCTTTTTAAGTAa